The following nucleotide sequence is from Roseivirga sp. BDSF3-8.
TTAATGACCTGAAGGCATACCCTAATCTTGTCGTGTTACAAACTTTCAGCAAGGCTTGGGCCTTGGCTGGGCTGAGGTTAGGAGTAGCATATGCTTCGGAGGAAATTATTAGGGTGCTTGATCATATAAAGCCCCCCTATAATGTAAATGCCCTTACTCAAAAGGTGGCGCTGGAGGCGATGGAAAAAGCAGACCAGAAAGACTCCTTGGTAGAGACCCTCAGAATGGAACGTGACCAACTGGACAGAGCTTTGAAGAAAAGTACCCTGGTCAAACGGACCTATCCATCTAATGCCAATTTCATACTGGCTGAAATGAAGGGAAGTGCCAAAGAAATCTACGATAACCTTGTAACCAAAGGCGTTATTGTCCGGGACCGTAGTAAAGTTCAACTCTGTGAAAACTGTCTTCGCATTACTGTCGGTACGGCAGAAGAAAATCAAAAACTTCTAAGCGAACTGCTAAGCTATGAGCAATGAAAAACAAACCCGCCCGAAAAGGGTGTTATTTATAGACAGGGACGGGACCATTATTAAAGAACCGCCCACTGACTACCAGGTAGACTCACTGGAAAAGCTGGAATTTTTGCCTAAAGCCATTTCTAATCTCAGAAAACTGGCCGAGCAGACTGACTTTGAACTTGTGATGGTGACAAACCAGGATGGCCTGGGAACAGATAGCTTTCCCGAAGATACCTTCTGGCCGGCTCAATATAAAATGCTAAAGACCCTCGAGGGTGAAGGCGTACATTTTTCTGCTATTCACATAGACCGGACATTTGAGCATGAAAATGCTCCAACGCGCAAGCCAGGCACTGCCTTGCTTACAGAGTACATCGATAGCGATAAGTATGATATGGCCCGTAGCTATGTAATCGGAGATCGGCACACAGATATTCAGCTAGCTGATAATCTTGGGTGTAAGGGCATTCTGATTGCTTCGGAAGAAACGGAGAGCCATGCCAGTTTGGTTACCGAAGACTGGGACCGTATTTTTGAATTTCTCAGGTTGCCTGAAAGAAAAGCTTCCGTTCGTCGCACGACCAGTGAAACCGATATTAAGGTAGAACTCAATCTGGATGGTACCGGGAAGACCCGTATCCATACAGGGTTAGGCTTTTTTGATCATATGCTGGAGCAGATAGGCAAGCACGGCATGATAGACCTGGAGGTAGAGGTTAAAGGTGATCTGCATATTGATGAGCACCATACGATAGAAGACACTGCCCTGGCCCTTGGGCAGGCTTTTGCAGATTCCCTTTCTGACAAAAGAGGAATGGCCCGTTACGGTTTCGTATTGCCTATGGATGAAGCCCTTGCCCGCGTAGCCATTGACTTTGGAGGGAGACCATGGCTTGTGTGGGATGCAGGCTTTAAAAGAGAGAAGATCGGGGATATGCCTACTGAAATGTTTCACCATTTCTTCAAAAGCTTTTCCGATGCGGCACGCTGCAATCTTAATATCAAAGTGGAAGGGGAAAATGAACACCACAAGATAGAAGCGATCTTTAAAGGCCTTGCAAGGGCTATAAAAATGGCTGTGAGCCGTAATCTCCGGGAGATAGATAACCTGCCTAGTACCAAAGGCACCCTTTAATTACCAGAATACTACCTTAAGCAGGCAACATTTTACCTCAAGGATGGGGGAAACTTTAGTCAAGGTGTTATTTTTGCGCCATGAACGAACAGATCCTCATCCTTGATTTTGGTTCTCAATATACCCAGCTTATCGCAAGGCGGGTTAGGGAGCTGAACGTTTACTGCGAAATCCACCCATATAATAACATTCCGGAGATAGATGAGTCCGTAAAGGGGGTCATCCTTTCCGGTAGCCCTTGTTCTGTGCGCGACGAAGGGTCGCCCGAACTAAACCTGTCAGGAATCCGGGGGAAATTGCCATTGCTTGGTATCTGCTACGGGGCCCAGCTAATGGCTCATCGTAATGGAGGCCATGTATTGCCATCAGAAATACGTGAGTATGGCCGGGCCAAGCTGGAAAAAGTAGATACCCACTACCAGTTGCTCAAAGAGATAAACCTGAATAGTCAGGTCTGGATGAGCCACGGAGACACTATCAAGACACTTCCTGAAAAATTTAAGGTAATAGCCAGTACCCCCAGTGTGGAGGTAGCTGCCTATAAGATAGAGGATGAGGAAACCTACGGAATTCAGTTCCACCCTGAAGTGACTCACTCACTTGAGGGCAAAACTGTACTGAGAAACTTCGTAGTTCACATATGCGGATGTCACCAGGACTGGACGCCTGATACCTTTGTTGAAGATACCGTATCGATGCTTCAGGATAAGCTGGGCGATGATAAGGTAGTACTTGGCCTATCCGGTGGGGTGGACAGTTCTGTAGCTGCCATGCTTATACATAAGGCCATAGGTAAAAACCTGCATTGTATCTTCGTAGACAACGGCCTGCTGCGTAAAAATGAATTTGAAGATGTGCTGGAAAGCTACAAGCACATGGGCCTTAATGTAAAAGGGGTAGATGCCAGCCAGCAGTTTTACGATGCACTGGAAGGTATTACTGACCCTGAGGAAAAACGTAAGGCTATTGGTAAAGTCTTCATCGATGTGTTTGACCAGGAAGCTCACGCTATCCAAAATGTAAAGTGGCTTGCACAGGGGACCATCTACCCTGATGTAATTGAGTCTGTATCTGTTAAAGGCCCTTCCGCCACCATCAAAAGCCATCATAATGTAGGTGGCCTGCCTGAGCGGATGAATCTGAAAGTCGTGGAACCGTTGAACAGCCTTTTCAAAGATGAGGTTAGAAGAGTGGGTAAAACCATGGGGCTGGAACAGACCATACTCGGAAGGCACCCCTTCCCTGGTCCGGGGCTAGCAATACGGATATTAGGTGACATCACACCACAAAAAGTACGAATCCTGCAGGAAGTAGATCACATATTTATCAGTGGCCTGAAAAATAACGACTTGTATGATGACGTTTGGCAGGCAGGGGCTATACTCTTACCTGTACAGTCTGTAGGAGTTATGGGGGATGAACGCACGTACGAAAATGTAGTGAGTCTCCGGGCAGTTACCAGCGTAGATGGCATGACTGCTGACTTCTGTCACCTGCCCTATGAATTTCTCGCTGATATCTCAAGTGATATCATAAACCGGGTTAAGGGCGTTAACAGAGTTGTATATGACATCAGCTCCAAACCACCAGCTACGATAGAATGGGAATAATATGAATAAAGCCTTTTCAATACTAATACTAGTTATAACCCTTACCGCCGGTACAGTGCTAAGCCCTGTAAATGCACAGGACTACCGCAATAAATTTCTAAACGGCAAAGCACTGTATAAGGAAGGGCGATACGGTTTGGCTATGGAAGCCCTGCGGCCTGTAACAACCAACGAACCGGATAATATTTACCACGAGTATGCCTCATTCTACTATGCCCTGTCTGCTTACAATGACGGACAACTGGATCTGGCTGAGAATATGCTTATGCAAATTCGCCAGAGAAGTCCTCGCTGGAGTAAGACTGATGAGGTTAGGTACTGGCTATCACTGGTAAACTTTGAGCAGAATGACTACCGGAAGGCAGTAGGCATAACCAAAGACATAAAGTCCCGTGACCTGCAGAAGGAAACGGTAAACATGAAGCTTCACTTTCTACGTCAGTTAAATGATACTGATGAGCTCAAGGCATTGCTGAGTGAATATACCTATGACCGGGAAGTTGCTGTCGTACTGGCCGAAAAGATATCAGCTAAATCCGTAATGAATCAGGATAAAGCCCTGCTGGATTTTCTGGTGAATGAGTTCGACCTGAATGAGGAAGAATTTTCAGTGACGAGGGAAATACGCAGGGTAAAAAAGCCCTACTATCGCGTAGCGGCGGTATTACCCTTTTTCATGGATCAGCTCGAAGAAAACAGCAGCCGCGTCCGTAACCAGTTTGTACTTGACCTGTATACGGGCATGGAAGTAGCTGTGGAGGAACTGAAGGAAGAAGGTATTGACATCCGCCTGTTTGCTTATGATACACGGCGCGACAGCCTCGCTACAGCAAAATTAATGGCAATGCCTGAAATGGCGACTATGGATCTCATCGTTGGCCCCTTATTTCCAGATCCCTTCAAAGTAGTATCTGACTTCAGCTACCGGAATCGCATTAATATGCTGAACCCACTCAGTACAAATAGTGATATAGTCAGCGATAACCCCTACAGCTTCCTTTTTCTGCCAAGCCAGGAAACGCAGGGCAGGAAGGCAGCAGAGTTTGCAGGAGCACAATTTGAAAATAAACGCGCTCTCGTTTTCTATGAAGATAACGAACGTGACTCCGTCAGGGCGGCTACGTACGCAAAAGAAATCACTGATAATGGCTTTACAGTACTCAGATTCATTAAGATATCCGAAGGCGATGAAAGAGGTACCTTCGGTATTTTAAAGGACTACGCAGGCAAGGACCGTAATACCGAAGCAATAGGCCATGTATTCATATCAGGGTCATCTACTCTTACTGCCGCCAGCGCCATATCCGCATTGGAAAGGCTCAGTCAAGGCATTCCGGCAGTAGTGCCCGGTGAGTGGCTGGATTTGTCTTTTATTAACTTCGAACAGGCGGAAAGCCTTGGACTTTACTTTGTCGACCCTGATTACACATTATACTCTGCCGGAGTAACTGAAACCTTTAAGCAAAAGTATATCGATAAAACAAGCTCATTGCCAAATCGCTTTGCCTATCTGGGATACGAGTCCATGATGACCACAGGTCAGATGCTTAATAAGTATGGTGTTTATTTCCAGACCGGTTTTGAAGAAACTGACCGGCAGGAAGGACGCCTCATGTCAGGAGTAAGCTACAAAGAATTTAATGATAACCAGATCGTACCTATAATCAGGTTCGAGGAGGCAGAACTGAAAATTGTAAATAACTGATTTATGCTCAAAACAGACCAAAGCCAACAACTTTTCCAGGATGCTCAGGAGTACATTCCCGGTGGGGTAAACTCTCCGGTCAGGGCCTTTAAAGCAGTGGGCGGTAACCCCCTCTTTATAAAGTCTGCCAAAGGGGCATACGTGGAGGATGCTGATGGTAACCGGTATGTTGAATTAATAAATAGCTGGGGACCTATGATCCTCGGGCACGCAAACCCTCATATTCAAAGTGCTGTACAGGAAGCAATAGGAAACTCTCTTTCCTTTGGTGCACCCACGGAACGTGAGGTGGATATTGCCCGGCTAATAACCAGTATGGTGCCTTCAATAGATAAGGTGCGAATGGTTAATAGTGGCACAGAGGCAACAATGTCTGCCGCCAGACTTGCCAGGGGTTATACCGGCCGTGAAAAAATCCTTAAGTTTAGCGGGTGTTATCATGGGCATGGCGATAGCTTCCTGATTGCTGCCGGAAGCGGTGCAGCTACAATGGGAGTACCAGATAGCCCCGGCGTCACTAAAGGTACCGCCTTGGATACGCTCACCGCACCATTTAATGACTTGGAGGCGGTAAAAGAGCTGGTTAAGGCCAATAAAGACAATGTCGCAGCCATAATACTGGAGCCAGTAGCTGGCAATATGGGGTGCGTACTTCCAAAAGAAGGCTTTCTTGAAGGCCTCCGCCAGCTCTGTACAGATGAAGGCATCGTTCTCATTTTTGATGAGGTGATGACTGGCTTCCGTCTTGCCCCCGGTGGAGCACAAGAACTGCTTGGTGTTGAGCCAGACATGACTACCCTGGGTAAGATCATAGGTGGTGGAATGCCCGTAGGTGCTTATGGTGGCCGGAAAGAGATCATGGAGTTTGTTTCTCCGATGGGCCCTGTCTACCAGGCAGGTACCCTGTCAGGTAACCCTATAGCTATGTCTGCAGGTTTGGCCATGCTTAATCAACTCAACGGAGATTCCGACCTGTATGAAAGGCTGGAGCGAAAGACCGGCCGGATAGTTAAAGGTATTCGTGAGAACCTGCAAAAGCTGGGACTAAATTATACCACTACCCATATTGGGTCAATGTTCTGTTTATTCTTTACGGACCAGGAGGTTCACAATTTTGAGACAGCTAAAACCTGCGATACAGCTAAATTTGGCAAATACTTTAGAGCAATGCTCAATAGAGGCATCTACCTTGCCCCCAGCCAGTTTGAAGCTCTCTTTGTGTCAGACGCGCTGGATGACATTGAAATAGAGAAGATCGTACGGGCTAACTATGAAAGCCTGAAGGAAGTAGAAGGGTTGTAAGAATTGTATTTATATTAGGATAATTTATTTAAAAGGGAGCTTAAACCAGGCTCCCTTTTTTTTGTGCATAATCCTGGTCGTCCCTAATGATTCAATATTCATAGCCTGAATAGTTCTGTTGGCCGGATTAGCATGTCTAAGGGTTACTTTTTTCTCATCTGCCATTTTTCCGTAGGGTTTCCTGTTTTTTTGCATCTTCTGATAATCTGGCACTTAGTAGTTTTGTTGTTCCATTTCTTCCGACTATGTGTGGTAAGCGTTGTTTAAAAAAAGCAGATGATGAGATATGGAGCAGAGCAATAAAAAGAGAGGCATATCCCTAAGGGCCAAAGTAGCCTTGGTATTTGGAGGCCTTGCAGCCTTAGTGGTGGTTAATTTTTGCCTGATCACTCTGGCGAATACTAAACTAAGAAGTGAAGGGGCCAAGCTTGAGATTTCAAGAAGAAACCTTAACCTCGTAAATGAAGCTGCATTTCGTGCGGCGGCGATCGTAGAAGGCCATGAGGCTTATACTACTCCTCTCAGAAATCATATTACAGAGGTAGATCAATATATTGATCTGTTAAAATTCGGAGGTACCGTTGAGATCAGGTCGGCTGAGGTAGAACTGGAGCCTGTTGATGAAAGCGTGTACGCTCAGTTGGAAGTATTTACAAGCCGCTGGGCCCCCTACAAAGAAAACCTGAAATCTATACTTGCCGAAGCAAATGCAGGAGGTGCCTCTTCTGCCAAAGCTGAGGAAGTGCTGGATAAGATATATGCACAAAATGAAGTGGTTTTCAAGGAAGTGCAGGAGCTCTGTTCGCAAAACATAGATGCTTATATCAATACGCAAACACGTATCCATACTATCATCTTCGTTCTCACCTTACTTAATATTGCAGGATTAGGCGCCGGATTTTTTCTTGTTCGAAACCTCCTCATCAGACCATTGTCAGCGATCCGCTCCACCACGGAACATCTAGCAGATGGTGACCTCAATCTGCAGGTAGCCATCAAGCGGCACGATGAGGTAGGTAAACTGGGAATTGCCATCAATAAACTGGTCAGCAGCCTTAACAGTTCGGCAGCATTTGCCCGCGAGATAGGGGAAGGAGACTTCAGTAGTGAATTTAAAGTGGCTGGTGAAAAAGATAAGCTTGGCTATGCCCTTCTGGACATGCGCGAAAACCTGAAGCGTGTGGCTGAGCAGGATAAGATCAGATACTGGTCCAATGAAGGTATGGCCCGGTTTGGAGAGATATTGCGTAATGATCATGGAAACCTTAAGGATCTGAGCTATGAGATAATTAGTCAGCTAGTTAAATATATCGATGCAAACCAGGGAGCTTTATTTACCTTAGAGGACACCGACGGAGACAAGTCCCTGGAGATGCAGGCCTGTTATGCCTACGATCGTAAGAAGTTTCTGAAGAAACAGATTGCAATGGGAGAGGGCCTTGCGGGGCAGGCAGCTCTGGAGCAGGATACTATTTACATAACCGAGGTTCCTGATTCATACGCAAATATCACGAGTGGGCTGGGAGGTAGTCGTCCCAGAAGTATTCTCATTGTCCCTCTGAAGGTCAATGATGAGATTTATGGAGTGGTGGAGATTGCTTCTTTGACCCATATCGACTCATATAAAGTCGAATTTGTGGAAAAGATCAGTGAAAATATCGCCTCTTCGCTTTCATCTTCAAAGGTGAATGAGCAGACGAAGCAATTGCTGGACGAAAGTCAGGAGCTGACCGAGCAAATGCAGGCTCAGGAAGAAGAAATGAGGCAGAATATGGAGGAGTTGCAGGCTACGCAGGAAGAGATGGCTAGAAAACAGCGTGATTTGGCCAAAAATGAAGAGCTCTTCAAGCAGCTTACGGATAATGTTCCAGGAGTCATCTACCAGTTTGCTCTGGATACAGCCACTGGTAAAGGAAGTTTTACCTACGCAAGCAAGGCAAGCACGCAGCTATTGGGTATTGACCCTGACCAATTGATCAATGCCCCTGACTTTCGTTCCGTGCTGGCCGTACACCCTGAAGATGTCGTTTCCTTCCAGGAAAAGTTACAGGAATCAGCCGGCAAGATGGGCTTTTTCTCCTGGGATGGCCGTATCAGGAAGGGGAATGGTGAATATATTTGGGTCAATGCTTCCAGTAGTCCGGAAAGCCAGGGCGATGGAGTCATTCGCTGGGGAGGAATCATTAGCAGCATTGAGAAGCAAAAAGAGTTGGAGGCCAAACTGCAACAGGTCTGATTTAATATAAAGAATAGTAAAAGGCTGTTCCGTTCACCGGGGTGGCCTTTTTTATTGGCGTGTGATAGGGATA
It contains:
- the hemL gene encoding glutamate-1-semialdehyde 2,1-aminomutase, with protein sequence MLKTDQSQQLFQDAQEYIPGGVNSPVRAFKAVGGNPLFIKSAKGAYVEDADGNRYVELINSWGPMILGHANPHIQSAVQEAIGNSLSFGAPTEREVDIARLITSMVPSIDKVRMVNSGTEATMSAARLARGYTGREKILKFSGCYHGHGDSFLIAAGSGAATMGVPDSPGVTKGTALDTLTAPFNDLEAVKELVKANKDNVAAIILEPVAGNMGCVLPKEGFLEGLRQLCTDEGIVLIFDEVMTGFRLAPGGAQELLGVEPDMTTLGKIIGGGMPVGAYGGRKEIMEFVSPMGPVYQAGTLSGNPIAMSAGLAMLNQLNGDSDLYERLERKTGRIVKGIRENLQKLGLNYTTTHIGSMFCLFFTDQEVHNFETAKTCDTAKFGKYFRAMLNRGIYLAPSQFEALFVSDALDDIEIEKIVRANYESLKEVEGL
- the guaA gene encoding glutamine-hydrolyzing GMP synthase, translated to MNEQILILDFGSQYTQLIARRVRELNVYCEIHPYNNIPEIDESVKGVILSGSPCSVRDEGSPELNLSGIRGKLPLLGICYGAQLMAHRNGGHVLPSEIREYGRAKLEKVDTHYQLLKEINLNSQVWMSHGDTIKTLPEKFKVIASTPSVEVAAYKIEDEETYGIQFHPEVTHSLEGKTVLRNFVVHICGCHQDWTPDTFVEDTVSMLQDKLGDDKVVLGLSGGVDSSVAAMLIHKAIGKNLHCIFVDNGLLRKNEFEDVLESYKHMGLNVKGVDASQQFYDALEGITDPEEKRKAIGKVFIDVFDQEAHAIQNVKWLAQGTIYPDVIESVSVKGPSATIKSHHNVGGLPERMNLKVVEPLNSLFKDEVRRVGKTMGLEQTILGRHPFPGPGLAIRILGDITPQKVRILQEVDHIFISGLKNNDLYDDVWQAGAILLPVQSVGVMGDERTYENVVSLRAVTSVDGMTADFCHLPYEFLADISSDIINRVKGVNRVVYDISSKPPATIEWE
- a CDS encoding ABC transporter substrate-binding protein, with product MNKAFSILILVITLTAGTVLSPVNAQDYRNKFLNGKALYKEGRYGLAMEALRPVTTNEPDNIYHEYASFYYALSAYNDGQLDLAENMLMQIRQRSPRWSKTDEVRYWLSLVNFEQNDYRKAVGITKDIKSRDLQKETVNMKLHFLRQLNDTDELKALLSEYTYDREVAVVLAEKISAKSVMNQDKALLDFLVNEFDLNEEEFSVTREIRRVKKPYYRVAAVLPFFMDQLEENSSRVRNQFVLDLYTGMEVAVEELKEEGIDIRLFAYDTRRDSLATAKLMAMPEMATMDLIVGPLFPDPFKVVSDFSYRNRINMLNPLSTNSDIVSDNPYSFLFLPSQETQGRKAAEFAGAQFENKRALVFYEDNERDSVRAATYAKEITDNGFTVLRFIKISEGDERGTFGILKDYAGKDRNTEAIGHVFISGSSTLTAASAISALERLSQGIPAVVPGEWLDLSFINFEQAESLGLYFVDPDYTLYSAGVTETFKQKYIDKTSSLPNRFAYLGYESMMTTGQMLNKYGVYFQTGFEETDRQEGRLMSGVSYKEFNDNQIVPIIRFEEAELKIVNN
- a CDS encoding GAF domain-containing protein, with product MEQSNKKRGISLRAKVALVFGGLAALVVVNFCLITLANTKLRSEGAKLEISRRNLNLVNEAAFRAAAIVEGHEAYTTPLRNHITEVDQYIDLLKFGGTVEIRSAEVELEPVDESVYAQLEVFTSRWAPYKENLKSILAEANAGGASSAKAEEVLDKIYAQNEVVFKEVQELCSQNIDAYINTQTRIHTIIFVLTLLNIAGLGAGFFLVRNLLIRPLSAIRSTTEHLADGDLNLQVAIKRHDEVGKLGIAINKLVSSLNSSAAFAREIGEGDFSSEFKVAGEKDKLGYALLDMRENLKRVAEQDKIRYWSNEGMARFGEILRNDHGNLKDLSYEIISQLVKYIDANQGALFTLEDTDGDKSLEMQACYAYDRKKFLKKQIAMGEGLAGQAALEQDTIYITEVPDSYANITSGLGGSRPRSILIVPLKVNDEIYGVVEIASLTHIDSYKVEFVEKISENIASSLSSSKVNEQTKQLLDESQELTEQMQAQEEEMRQNMEELQATQEEMARKQRDLAKNEELFKQLTDNVPGVIYQFALDTATGKGSFTYASKASTQLLGIDPDQLINAPDFRSVLAVHPEDVVSFQEKLQESAGKMGFFSWDGRIRKGNGEYIWVNASSSPESQGDGVIRWGGIISSIEKQKELEAKLQQV
- the hisB gene encoding bifunctional histidinol-phosphatase/imidazoleglycerol-phosphate dehydratase HisB, with protein sequence MSNEKQTRPKRVLFIDRDGTIIKEPPTDYQVDSLEKLEFLPKAISNLRKLAEQTDFELVMVTNQDGLGTDSFPEDTFWPAQYKMLKTLEGEGVHFSAIHIDRTFEHENAPTRKPGTALLTEYIDSDKYDMARSYVIGDRHTDIQLADNLGCKGILIASEETESHASLVTEDWDRIFEFLRLPERKASVRRTTSETDIKVELNLDGTGKTRIHTGLGFFDHMLEQIGKHGMIDLEVEVKGDLHIDEHHTIEDTALALGQAFADSLSDKRGMARYGFVLPMDEALARVAIDFGGRPWLVWDAGFKREKIGDMPTEMFHHFFKSFSDAARCNLNIKVEGENEHHKIEAIFKGLARAIKMAVSRNLREIDNLPSTKGTL